From the Hymenobacter yonginensis genome, one window contains:
- the kdpC gene encoding potassium-transporting ATPase subunit KdpC translates to MKQNLLPAFRLTLVLLVICCLIYPVMVWAGAQLAPAGGQGETISHKGRVVGYDNVGQNFTRPEYFQGRPSAVDYNAAGSAGSNKGPSNPDYLATVQARLDTFLVQNPGVTKAQVPAELLTASGSGLDPHLSPAAAAVQVARVAKARNLAAAKVQALVTEHTQHSAFGPDRVNVLRLNVALDALQNR, encoded by the coding sequence ATGAAACAGAACCTGCTTCCCGCATTCCGCCTGACCCTTGTGCTGCTGGTTATCTGCTGCCTAATTTACCCCGTGATGGTGTGGGCCGGTGCCCAGCTGGCCCCGGCCGGCGGGCAGGGCGAAACCATCAGCCACAAGGGCCGCGTGGTAGGCTACGATAACGTGGGCCAGAACTTCACCCGGCCCGAATACTTCCAGGGCCGCCCTTCGGCCGTGGATTACAACGCCGCCGGCTCGGCCGGCTCCAACAAAGGCCCCAGCAACCCCGACTACCTGGCCACCGTGCAGGCCCGCCTCGATACGTTTCTGGTACAGAACCCCGGCGTAACCAAGGCCCAGGTACCGGCCGAGCTGCTCACCGCCTCCGGCTCGGGCCTCGACCCGCACCTCTCGCCGGCCGCCGCCGCCGTGCAGGTAGCCCGCGTGGCCAAAGCCCGCAACCTCGCTGCCGCCAAGGTGCAGGCCCTGGTAACGGAGCACACCCAGCACAGCGCCTTCGGCCCCGACCGGGTGAACGTGCTGCGCCTGAACGTGGCCCTCGACGCCCTGCAGAACCGCTAG
- a CDS encoding sigma-54-dependent transcriptional regulator produces MPNGTLLLIDDETSLRQMLARVLELEDYTVLQAPDARRGLELLRHYAEDVLVVLSDVKLPDGYGLDLLPRYKQVAPLAEVILMTAYGTIPDGVRAMKEGAFDYLTKGDSDDQLLVVVDRAAEKARLQRRVADLEKKVGAQYSFDSMIGRSGALLQARKLAERAAPTDSTVLLEGPTGAGKELFAQAIHQASPRRSKPFVAVNCSAFPKDLLESELFGYKKGAFTGALTDKKGLLEEANGGTLFLDEIGELELNVQAKFLRVLETQQFTKLGDTRPTSVNVRIVAATNRNLRQEAEAGHFRPDLYYRLAVFTVPVPGLNERREDVPLLAEYFLQFFAGKLRRRLRGLEPEVLEQLRRHDWRGNVRELKNVLERAAILADGDTLTTDDLPAEFHYLPAAPTTDEASDNSLRTLEKRQIRQVLHDTGGNKMEAARQLGIGTKTLYRKIQEYGL; encoded by the coding sequence ATGCCCAACGGAACCCTGCTGCTCATCGACGACGAAACCAGCCTGCGCCAGATGCTGGCCCGGGTGCTGGAGCTGGAAGACTACACCGTGCTGCAGGCCCCCGACGCCCGCCGCGGCCTGGAACTGCTGCGCCATTACGCCGAGGACGTGCTGGTGGTTCTGAGCGACGTGAAGCTGCCCGACGGCTACGGCCTCGACCTGCTGCCGCGCTACAAGCAGGTGGCTCCGCTGGCCGAAGTCATTCTGATGACCGCCTACGGCACCATTCCCGACGGCGTGCGGGCCATGAAGGAGGGCGCCTTCGACTACCTCACCAAGGGCGACTCCGATGACCAGCTGCTAGTGGTAGTGGACCGCGCCGCCGAAAAAGCCCGCCTGCAGCGCCGCGTGGCCGACCTGGAAAAGAAAGTAGGCGCTCAGTACAGCTTCGACAGCATGATTGGCCGCTCCGGGGCGCTGCTGCAGGCCCGCAAGCTGGCCGAGCGCGCCGCCCCCACCGACAGCACTGTGCTGCTGGAAGGCCCCACCGGCGCGGGCAAAGAGCTGTTTGCCCAGGCCATTCACCAGGCCAGTCCGCGCCGCAGCAAGCCGTTTGTGGCCGTCAACTGCTCGGCTTTTCCCAAGGATTTGCTGGAATCGGAGCTGTTTGGTTACAAGAAGGGCGCGTTTACGGGGGCTTTGACGGATAAGAAGGGTCTGCTGGAAGAAGCCAACGGCGGCACCTTGTTTCTGGACGAAATCGGGGAGCTGGAGCTGAACGTGCAGGCCAAGTTCCTCCGGGTGCTGGAAACCCAGCAGTTCACCAAGCTCGGCGACACCCGCCCTACCAGCGTGAACGTGCGCATCGTGGCCGCCACTAACCGCAACCTGCGCCAGGAAGCCGAAGCCGGCCACTTCCGGCCCGATTTGTACTACCGCTTAGCCGTGTTTACGGTGCCGGTGCCGGGCCTGAACGAGCGGCGCGAGGACGTGCCGCTGCTGGCTGAGTACTTCCTCCAATTCTTTGCAGGCAAGCTGCGCCGCCGCCTGCGCGGCCTGGAGCCCGAGGTGCTGGAGCAGCTGCGCCGCCACGACTGGCGTGGCAATGTGCGGGAGCTGAAAAATGTGCTGGAACGCGCCGCCATCCTCGCCGATGGCGACACGCTCACCACCGACGACCTGCCCGCCGAGTTCCACTACCTGCCCGCCGCCCCCACCACCGACGAAGCCTCCGACAACAGCCTGCGCACCCTGGAAAAGCGCCAGATCCGCCAGGTGCTCCACGATACCGGTGGCAACAAGATGGAAGCCGCCCGCCAGCTCGGCATCGGTACCAAAACGCTCTACCGCAAGATTCAGGAGTATGGGCTGTAG
- the kdpA gene encoding potassium-transporting ATPase subunit KdpA → MNNELLSIGGIYLITLVLALPLGAYLARVFRGEKNLLDFMRPVENGIYRLSGIDARREMTWQQHMVALLTINLVWFLLAMLVLCTQGSLPLNPDGNPSMSPDLAFNTAISFLVNCNLQHYSGESGLSYLSQIVVITFLQFVSAATGIAAAVVVFNALQTRTTEKLGNFYDYFVKSLTRLLLPGSLLIALILAFNGTPMTLQGKQELISLQGDSVAVSRGPVAAMVAIKELGTNGGGFYGANSAHPLENPNFITNAVENIALVIIPIAMVFALGFYLKRRKLAYMIFGVMTVGFVALLAPTVYYEMHGNPAIAKLGVDQALGAMEGKEIRLGAAASAYWSITNTIISCGSVNSMHDSFMPISGMSQMLGMMTNAFYGGCGVGLLNFFAYLIIAVFIAGLMVGRTPELLGKKIEAREMKIAVIVTLLHPLLILAGTALTAHLYAGNPTEYSGWLANPGYHGFSEMLYEFTSASANNGSGFEGLGDNTPWWNISTGVVLLLARFLPIVGPVAIAGLLARKKYVPESAGTLPADTATFGVMVLAVIVIIAALAFFPALALGPLAEHFSLY, encoded by the coding sequence ATGAACAACGAACTACTCAGCATCGGCGGAATATACCTCATCACGCTGGTGCTGGCCCTGCCGCTGGGCGCGTATCTGGCCCGGGTGTTCCGGGGCGAAAAGAACCTGCTCGACTTCATGCGGCCCGTCGAGAATGGCATCTACCGGCTCTCGGGCATTGATGCCCGCCGCGAGATGACGTGGCAGCAGCACATGGTGGCGCTGCTCACCATCAACCTGGTGTGGTTCCTGCTGGCCATGCTGGTGCTGTGCACCCAGGGCAGCCTGCCGCTCAACCCCGACGGCAACCCCTCGATGTCGCCTGATCTGGCTTTCAACACGGCCATTTCCTTTCTGGTGAACTGCAACCTGCAGCACTATTCCGGCGAGTCGGGCCTGTCGTATCTCTCCCAGATTGTGGTGATTACCTTCCTGCAGTTCGTGAGTGCCGCGACTGGTATTGCGGCGGCCGTGGTGGTGTTCAACGCCCTCCAGACGCGCACCACCGAGAAGCTGGGCAACTTCTACGACTACTTCGTGAAGAGCCTCACCCGCCTGCTGCTGCCCGGTTCGCTGCTGATTGCCCTCATCCTGGCCTTCAACGGCACGCCCATGACACTGCAGGGCAAGCAGGAGCTGATTTCCTTGCAGGGCGACTCGGTGGCGGTGAGCCGCGGGCCGGTGGCCGCCATGGTGGCTATCAAGGAGCTGGGCACCAACGGGGGCGGTTTCTACGGGGCCAACTCGGCCCACCCCCTCGAAAACCCCAACTTTATCACCAACGCCGTCGAGAACATTGCCCTGGTGATTATCCCTATTGCCATGGTGTTTGCGCTGGGCTTCTACCTGAAGCGCCGCAAGCTGGCCTACATGATTTTCGGGGTGATGACGGTGGGCTTTGTGGCCCTGCTGGCCCCCACGGTGTACTACGAGATGCACGGCAACCCCGCCATTGCCAAGCTCGGCGTCGACCAGGCGCTGGGGGCTATGGAGGGCAAGGAAATCCGCCTCGGGGCGGCGGCTTCGGCTTACTGGAGCATCACCAACACCATCATCAGCTGCGGCTCGGTGAACTCCATGCATGACTCGTTTATGCCGATTTCGGGCATGAGCCAGATGCTGGGCATGATGACCAACGCCTTCTACGGCGGCTGCGGGGTGGGTTTGCTCAACTTCTTCGCCTACCTGATTATTGCCGTGTTCATTGCCGGCCTGATGGTGGGCCGCACGCCCGAGCTGCTGGGCAAGAAAATTGAGGCCCGCGAGATGAAAATTGCCGTCATCGTGACGCTGCTGCACCCGCTGCTGATTCTGGCCGGCACGGCCCTCACGGCCCACCTCTACGCCGGCAACCCCACCGAGTACAGCGGCTGGCTGGCCAACCCCGGCTACCACGGCTTCTCCGAGATGCTGTATGAGTTCACCTCCGCCTCGGCCAACAACGGCTCCGGCTTCGAGGGCCTCGGCGACAACACGCCCTGGTGGAACATCAGCACCGGCGTAGTGCTGCTGCTGGCCCGCTTCCTGCCCATCGTGGGCCCGGTCGCCATTGCCGGCCTGCTGGCCCGCAAGAAGTACGTGCCCGAAAGCGCCGGCACCCTGCCCGCCGACACGGCCACCTTCGGGGTGATGGTACTGGCCGTAATCGTCATCATTGCCGCCCTGGCCTTCTTCCCGGCCCTGGCGTTGGGGCCGCTGGCCGAGCATTTCTCGCTCTACTAG
- the paaC gene encoding 1,2-phenylacetyl-CoA epoxidase subunit PaaC encodes MTDDFTPTPALATVTETQRQLLPFVLQLADTSLILAHRLSEWCGHGPILEQDLAMANIALDLLGEARSYYQYAAELEGQGRTEDDLAYLRPAVEYRNPLLVEQPNQDFAHTIVRQFLYDAFHYHLLLQLQQGPDAHLAAIAEKSVKEAAYHIKWSSEWVIRLGDGTDESRRRIEKAIRNLWRFGGELTTPTATEHTLQAAGLVPDYAPLQQQIHAHVARVFEEATLPVPENVFAQQGGKDGRHSEHLGYLLAELQYMQRTYPGMQW; translated from the coding sequence ATGACGGACGACTTCACGCCCACGCCGGCCCTGGCCACTGTCACCGAAACGCAGCGGCAGCTGCTGCCCTTCGTGTTGCAGCTGGCCGATACCAGCCTGATTCTGGCCCACCGCCTGAGCGAATGGTGCGGCCACGGCCCCATTCTGGAGCAGGATCTGGCCATGGCCAACATTGCGCTGGATCTGCTGGGCGAGGCCCGCAGCTACTACCAGTACGCCGCCGAGCTGGAAGGCCAGGGCCGCACCGAGGACGACCTGGCCTACCTGCGGCCCGCCGTGGAGTACCGCAACCCGCTGCTGGTGGAGCAGCCCAACCAGGATTTCGCCCACACCATCGTGCGGCAGTTTCTCTACGACGCCTTCCACTACCACCTGCTGCTTCAACTCCAGCAGGGCCCCGATGCCCACCTGGCAGCCATTGCCGAGAAATCGGTGAAGGAGGCGGCCTACCACATCAAATGGAGCTCGGAGTGGGTGATTCGCCTCGGCGACGGCACCGATGAAAGCCGGCGGCGCATCGAGAAGGCCATCCGCAACCTGTGGCGCTTCGGCGGCGAGCTGACCACGCCCACCGCCACCGAGCACACCCTGCAAGCCGCCGGCCTCGTGCCCGACTACGCCCCGCTGCAGCAGCAGATACACGCCCACGTTGCGCGCGTATTCGAGGAAGCCACCCTGCCCGTGCCGGAAAACGTGTTTGCCCAGCAAGGCGGCAAAGACGGCCGCCACTCCGAGCACCTGGGCTACCTGCTGGCCGAGTTGCAATACATGCAGCGGACGTATCCGGGCATGCAGTGGTAG
- the paaB gene encoding 1,2-phenylacetyl-CoA epoxidase subunit PaaB: MMTQQEWPLWEVFIRSKQGLDHKHVGSLHAADAAMAIQNARDVYTRRLEGVSIWVVESTHVHASNPDDAAAFYEPANDKIYRHPTFYQVPDSIKHM; the protein is encoded by the coding sequence ATGATGACGCAACAAGAATGGCCGCTGTGGGAAGTTTTTATCCGCAGCAAACAGGGCCTCGACCATAAGCACGTGGGCAGCCTCCACGCCGCCGATGCCGCCATGGCCATCCAGAACGCCCGCGACGTGTACACGCGCCGCCTCGAAGGCGTGAGCATCTGGGTGGTGGAAAGCACGCACGTGCACGCCTCCAACCCCGACGACGCGGCCGCTTTCTACGAGCCCGCCAACGACAAAATCTACCGCCATCCGACCTTCTACCAAGTGCCGGATTCCATCAAGCACATGTAA
- the paaA gene encoding 1,2-phenylacetyl-CoA epoxidase subunit PaaA, protein METLELTQEEQFQARIDADVRIEPKDWMPEAYRKTLIRQISQHAHSELVGMLPEGNWITRAPSLKRKSILLAKVQDEAGHGLYLYSAAETLGTTRDQMLADLHSGKAKYSSIFNYPTLSWADMGCVGWLVDGAAILNQVPLCRTSYGPYARAMVRVCKEESFHQRQGFEIMQTLCEGAPEQKAMAQEALNRWWWPTLMMFGPADADSPNTEQSMKWRIKRFTNDELRQKFVDMMVPQAEFLGLTVPDEKVRWNEERQAYDFGEVNWEEFWNVVKGNGLCNQERLQARVDAWEEGAWVREAALAHAAKRAGRELAKSAA, encoded by the coding sequence ATGGAAACCCTAGAACTCACCCAGGAAGAACAGTTTCAGGCCCGCATTGATGCCGATGTGCGCATCGAGCCCAAGGACTGGATGCCCGAGGCGTACCGCAAGACGCTGATCCGGCAGATTTCGCAGCACGCGCACTCCGAGCTGGTCGGCATGCTGCCTGAAGGCAACTGGATTACCCGTGCCCCTTCGCTGAAGCGTAAATCCATCTTGCTGGCCAAGGTGCAGGACGAAGCCGGCCACGGCCTCTACCTCTACTCGGCTGCCGAAACCCTGGGCACCACCCGCGACCAGATGCTGGCCGACCTGCACTCGGGCAAAGCCAAATACAGCAGCATCTTCAACTATCCCACCCTGAGCTGGGCCGATATGGGCTGCGTGGGCTGGCTGGTAGATGGCGCCGCCATTCTGAACCAGGTGCCGTTGTGCCGCACCAGCTACGGCCCCTACGCCCGCGCCATGGTGCGCGTGTGCAAGGAGGAAAGCTTCCACCAACGCCAGGGCTTCGAGATTATGCAGACCCTGTGCGAAGGCGCGCCCGAGCAGAAAGCCATGGCCCAGGAAGCCCTCAACCGCTGGTGGTGGCCCACGCTGATGATGTTCGGCCCCGCCGACGCCGACTCGCCCAACACCGAGCAGAGCATGAAGTGGCGCATCAAGCGCTTCACCAACGACGAGCTGCGCCAGAAATTCGTGGACATGATGGTGCCCCAGGCCGAGTTCCTGGGCCTCACGGTACCCGATGAGAAGGTGCGCTGGAACGAGGAGCGCCAGGCCTACGATTTCGGTGAGGTGAACTGGGAGGAGTTCTGGAACGTGGTGAAAGGCAACGGCCTCTGCAACCAGGAACGCCTGCAGGCCCGCGTAGATGCCTGGGAAGAAGGTGCCTGGGTGCGCGAAGCCGCCCTGGCCCACGCCGCCAAACGCGCCGGCCGCGAGTTGGCCAAGTCGGCCGCGTAG
- a CDS encoding DUF7674 family protein produces the protein MTSSSETATLLLESFPELGAELQVPATRQSLYRQLSCFATFTREAAEAGQLALLKRCFEVADRLLRQGDAYLARAIENVYLHCLHLDGSTYGNQLARQLMPSRLYQTYHYPHTTMLP, from the coding sequence ATGACTTCTTCTTCCGAAACCGCCACCCTATTGCTGGAAAGCTTCCCCGAACTGGGGGCGGAACTGCAGGTGCCGGCCACGCGCCAGAGCCTGTACCGGCAGCTGAGCTGCTTTGCCACCTTCACCCGCGAAGCCGCCGAGGCCGGCCAGCTGGCCCTGCTCAAACGCTGCTTCGAGGTGGCCGACCGCCTGCTGCGCCAGGGCGACGCCTACCTGGCCCGCGCCATCGAAAACGTGTACCTGCACTGCCTGCACCTCGATGGCAGCACTTACGGCAACCAGCTAGCCCGTCAGCTTATGCCCAGCCGCCTCTACCAGACTTACCACTATCCGCACACCACCATGCTGCCCTAG
- the paaE gene encoding 1,2-phenylacetyl-CoA epoxidase subunit PaaE, translated as MSRFHTLKVKSITRETPDCVSVALDVPAELRDTFRFRQGQYLTFRRHLNGEEVRRSYSICSSPLEGEWRVAIKQVPEGRFSTHAVQQLSVGDELEVMPPMGHFTTELHTDQAKQYVLFAAGSGITPVLSILKTVLLTEPNSRVTLIYGNRGRNSIIFKEEIEGLKNRFLQRLSVYHVLSREQGDTDLLFGRIDGAKARVFLDKIIPAQKIDEVFLCGPEEMILEVKSVLLEAGVAPEKVHFELFASAAGAQKAAARQAQRPAGQDDKHSQVTVQLEGTKRVLEMSYYGDTILDAVLETGADAPYSCKNGMCSTCRCRVTEGTVEMDVNYSLSEKEVAQGYVLSCQARPTSERVVVDFDQ; from the coding sequence ATGAGCCGCTTTCATACGCTTAAAGTCAAGAGCATCACCCGCGAAACGCCCGACTGCGTGAGCGTGGCGCTGGATGTGCCCGCCGAGCTGCGCGACACGTTCCGGTTCCGGCAGGGCCAGTACCTCACGTTTCGGCGGCACCTGAACGGCGAGGAAGTGCGCCGCAGCTACTCCATATGTAGCAGCCCGCTGGAGGGTGAGTGGCGCGTGGCCATCAAGCAGGTGCCGGAAGGGCGCTTTTCCACCCACGCCGTGCAGCAGTTGAGCGTGGGCGACGAGCTGGAGGTGATGCCGCCGATGGGCCATTTCACTACCGAACTGCACACCGACCAAGCCAAACAGTACGTGCTGTTCGCGGCCGGTTCGGGCATCACGCCGGTGCTGTCCATCCTGAAAACGGTGCTGCTGACCGAGCCCAATAGCCGCGTGACGCTTATTTACGGCAACCGGGGCCGCAATTCCATCATCTTTAAGGAAGAAATCGAGGGCCTGAAAAACCGATTTCTGCAGCGCCTGAGCGTGTACCACGTGCTCAGCCGCGAGCAGGGTGATACTGACCTGCTGTTCGGCCGCATCGACGGCGCCAAAGCCCGCGTGTTCCTCGACAAGATTATCCCGGCCCAGAAAATCGACGAGGTGTTTCTGTGCGGGCCCGAGGAGATGATTCTGGAGGTGAAAAGCGTACTGCTGGAAGCCGGCGTTGCACCCGAGAAGGTGCATTTCGAGCTGTTTGCCTCGGCCGCTGGCGCCCAGAAAGCCGCCGCCCGGCAGGCCCAGCGCCCCGCCGGCCAAGACGACAAGCACAGCCAGGTAACGGTGCAGCTGGAAGGCACGAAGCGCGTGCTGGAAATGTCGTACTACGGCGACACGATTCTGGACGCGGTGCTCGAAACCGGGGCCGACGCGCCGTATTCGTGCAAAAACGGCATGTGTAGCACCTGCCGCTGCCGCGTGACGGAAGGCACCGTGGAAATGGACGTGAACTACTCGCTTTCCGAAAAGGAAGTGGCCCAGGGCTACGTCCTCAGCTGCCAGGCCCGCCCCACCTCAGAACGGGTAGTGGTGGATTTCGACCAGTAA
- the paaD gene encoding 1,2-phenylacetyl-CoA epoxidase subunit PaaD, with translation MSYQPHVMPTEAQIWQLLEEVSDPEVPVLSILDLGIVRGVRLEGEQVHVTITPTYSGCPAMNTIATEIRLRLLAEGLTQVHIHNQLSPAWTTDWMSQAGRQKLEDYGIAPPVDGTATGHVLNLFGADTAVRCPLCKSTHTHLVSQFGSTACKAHYQCDDCLEPFDYFKCHA, from the coding sequence ATGTCCTACCAACCCCACGTAATGCCCACCGAAGCACAGATCTGGCAGCTGCTGGAAGAGGTTTCCGACCCCGAGGTGCCGGTGCTCAGCATCCTGGATCTGGGCATTGTGCGCGGGGTGCGGCTGGAGGGCGAGCAGGTGCACGTCACCATCACGCCCACCTACTCGGGCTGCCCAGCCATGAACACCATTGCCACCGAAATCCGGCTGCGGCTGCTAGCCGAGGGTCTCACCCAGGTGCACATTCACAACCAGCTCAGCCCCGCTTGGACCACCGACTGGATGAGCCAGGCCGGCCGCCAGAAGCTGGAAGACTACGGCATTGCCCCGCCCGTGGATGGCACCGCCACCGGCCACGTCCTCAACCTGTTCGGGGCCGATACGGCCGTGCGCTGCCCGCTCTGCAAGTCCACCCACACCCACTTAGTCAGCCAGTTCGGCTCCACCGCCTGCAAAGCCCACTACCAGTGCGACGACTGCCTGGAGCCGTTCGACTACTTCAAGTGCCACGCGTGA
- a CDS encoding TetR/AcrR family transcriptional regulator has translation MAKKTKSNKRQIILEEAAKLFKARGFSGASMRELGAQVGMEAASMYNHISSKDELLDHICFHVSDTYISQLAEIERTEASYVDKIKALIRLHIRLMVEDGAAVSVANNDWKYLPEPRLTEFKEARKNYEKGFAALIEQGIEAGELQPVNVSVALFTILSAVRWVELWYRPGRGVTAEELEENIITMLLSGLRKQDL, from the coding sequence ATGGCCAAAAAAACCAAGTCCAATAAGCGCCAGATTATTCTGGAAGAAGCCGCCAAGCTGTTCAAGGCCCGCGGCTTCAGCGGTGCCTCCATGCGGGAGCTGGGCGCGCAGGTGGGCATGGAGGCGGCCAGCATGTACAACCACATCAGCTCCAAAGACGAGCTGCTCGACCACATCTGCTTCCACGTTTCCGATACCTATATCTCGCAACTGGCCGAGATTGAGCGCACCGAAGCCTCGTACGTCGACAAGATCAAGGCCCTGATCCGCCTGCACATCCGCCTGATGGTTGAAGACGGCGCAGCCGTGTCGGTGGCCAACAACGACTGGAAGTACCTGCCCGAGCCGCGCCTGACCGAGTTCAAGGAAGCCCGCAAGAACTACGAGAAAGGCTTCGCGGCCCTCATCGAGCAGGGCATCGAAGCCGGCGAGCTGCAGCCCGTAAACGTGTCGGTGGCCCTGTTTACCATTCTGTCGGCGGTGCGCTGGGTGGAACTGTGGTACCGCCCGGGCCGCGGCGTCACGGCCGAGGAGCTCGAAGAAAACATCATCACCATGCTCCTGTCGGGGCTGAGGAAACAGGATTTATAG
- the kdpB gene encoding potassium-transporting ATPase subunit KdpB, with translation MSTKSQSLFQPALVSEAVKQAFVKLDPRIMFRNPVMFTVEIGTVVMLLVTLGLLVKPDAAQGSFGYNFTVFVVLFLTLLFANFAEAIAEARGKAQAESLRKTREETPARVLDANGQESSVSSSQLQKGQIFLVEAGEIIPTDGEIIEGLATIDESAITGESAPVIREAGGDKSSVTGGTKVLSDRIKVVVTTAPGESFLDKMIALVEGASRQKTPNEIALTILLAGFTLVFVLVCVTLAPFAEYSNTPIAISAFIALFVCLIPTTIGGLLSAIGIAGMDRALRANVITKSGKAVETAGDIDVLLLDKTGTITIGNRKATHFWPAPGITEAQMVEAATLASLTDETPEGKSIVELAGETRRSDVAGLRTRLQGAELIKFTAETRSSGVTLPDGTRLRKGASDAIRQLAARANQPFPQETTQRVEAIASNGGTPLVVSQNDQVLGVVELQDIIKPGIQERFERLRKMGIKTVMVTGDNPLTAKFIAEKAGVDDFIAEAKPEDKMTYIRREQQQGKLVAMMGDGTNDAPALAQADVGVAMNSGTQAAKEAGNMVDLDNDPTKLIEVVEIGKQLLMTRGTLTTFSIANDVAKYFAIVPALFMVAIPALGALNIMGLKSPQSAILSAVIFNAVIIPLLVPLALRGVSYKPIGASALLRRNLLVYGLGGVIVPFIGIKVIDLVVGLFL, from the coding sequence ATGTCAACTAAATCTCAATCTCTCTTTCAACCCGCGCTGGTGTCGGAGGCCGTGAAACAGGCGTTCGTGAAGCTAGACCCGCGCATCATGTTCCGCAACCCGGTGATGTTCACCGTGGAAATCGGGACGGTGGTGATGCTGCTCGTGACGCTGGGGCTGCTGGTGAAGCCCGATGCCGCCCAGGGCTCGTTCGGCTACAACTTCACCGTGTTTGTGGTGCTGTTCCTGACGTTGCTGTTCGCCAATTTCGCCGAGGCCATTGCCGAAGCCCGCGGCAAGGCCCAGGCCGAAAGCCTGCGCAAAACCCGCGAGGAAACGCCCGCCCGCGTGCTTGATGCCAACGGTCAGGAGTCGTCGGTTTCCTCCTCCCAGCTCCAGAAAGGCCAGATTTTCCTGGTGGAAGCCGGCGAAATCATCCCCACCGACGGGGAGATTATCGAGGGCCTGGCTACCATTGACGAGTCGGCCATTACGGGCGAGTCGGCCCCGGTGATTCGGGAGGCCGGCGGGGATAAGTCCAGCGTGACGGGCGGGACCAAGGTGCTGTCGGACCGCATTAAGGTGGTGGTGACGACGGCCCCTGGCGAGTCGTTTCTGGACAAGATGATTGCCTTGGTGGAAGGCGCTTCGCGGCAGAAAACGCCCAACGAAATTGCCCTTACCATTCTGCTGGCCGGGTTTACGCTGGTGTTTGTGCTGGTGTGCGTGACGCTGGCCCCGTTTGCCGAGTACTCCAACACGCCCATTGCCATTTCGGCCTTCATTGCCCTGTTTGTGTGCCTGATTCCGACCACCATCGGCGGGCTGCTCTCGGCCATCGGCATTGCGGGCATGGACCGCGCCCTGCGGGCCAACGTCATCACCAAAAGCGGCAAAGCCGTGGAAACGGCCGGCGACATCGACGTGCTGCTGCTCGATAAAACCGGCACCATCACCATCGGCAACCGCAAAGCCACCCACTTCTGGCCCGCGCCCGGCATCACGGAGGCTCAGATGGTAGAGGCCGCCACCCTGGCCTCGCTCACCGACGAAACGCCCGAGGGCAAGAGCATTGTGGAGCTGGCCGGCGAAACCCGCCGCTCCGACGTGGCCGGTCTGCGCACCCGCCTGCAGGGCGCTGAGCTGATCAAGTTCACGGCCGAAACCCGCAGCTCGGGCGTGACGCTGCCCGACGGCACCCGCCTGCGCAAGGGCGCTTCCGACGCCATCCGGCAGCTGGCCGCCCGCGCCAACCAGCCCTTCCCCCAGGAAACCACCCAGCGCGTGGAGGCCATTGCCAGCAACGGCGGCACCCCGCTGGTGGTCAGCCAGAACGACCAGGTGCTGGGCGTGGTGGAGCTGCAGGACATCATCAAGCCCGGCATTCAGGAGCGGTTTGAGCGCCTGCGCAAAATGGGCATCAAAACCGTGATGGTAACCGGCGACAACCCGCTCACGGCCAAGTTTATTGCCGAAAAAGCCGGCGTGGATGACTTCATTGCTGAGGCCAAGCCCGAGGATAAGATGACCTACATCCGCCGCGAGCAGCAGCAAGGCAAGCTGGTGGCCATGATGGGCGACGGCACCAACGACGCCCCCGCCCTGGCCCAGGCCGACGTGGGAGTGGCCATGAACTCGGGCACTCAGGCCGCCAAAGAGGCCGGCAACATGGTGGACCTCGACAACGACCCCACCAAGCTCATTGAGGTGGTGGAAATTGGGAAGCAGCTGCTGATGACGCGCGGCACGCTCACCACCTTCAGCATTGCCAACGACGTAGCCAAGTACTTCGCCATTGTGCCCGCGCTGTTCATGGTGGCCATTCCGGCCCTGGGCGCGCTCAACATCATGGGCCTGAAGTCGCCGCAGTCGGCCATTCTCTCGGCCGTGATTTTCAACGCCGTGATTATTCCGCTGCTGGTGCCGCTGGCGCTGCGCGGGGTGTCCTACAAGCCCATCGGGGCCTCGGCCCTGCTGCGCCGCAACCTGCTGGTGTACGGCCTGGGCGGTGTCATCGTCCCCTTCATTGGCATCAAGGTCATTGACCTGGTGGTGGGGCTGTTTTTGTAG
- the kdpF gene encoding K(+)-transporting ATPase subunit F has translation MMVTLFFLSLATFGYLCYVLLRPEKF, from the coding sequence ATGATGGTCACCCTGTTTTTCCTCTCCCTCGCCACGTTCGGCTACCTCTGCTACGTGCTGCTGCGCCCGGAGAAATTCTAA